GTTTGACGACAGCGCCGAGCTAAAAGTGTTCGCCCTGTTGCTGACCGTGCCGCGGATCGGGCCCAAACTGGCCCAGCGGATCGTCTCCGAACTTTCGCCGCGACGGATCGCGGTCGCAGTCAACGGCGAGGATGAGAAGACCCTCCGGTCGGTAAGCGGTGTCGGCGCCCGGGCCGCTTCGCGCATAGTCGTCGACCTAAAAGGCAAGCTCTCGGAGGCCGAGTTTGGTGCCCTGCAACCGGGCGGGACGACCGACGACACCGAGGAGGCGCTGGCGGTTCTGGAGGGTCTTGGATATCCGCGCGCGGTGGCGGTCGACGCTCTGGCGGCAGGCGCCCGGCCCGGCATGTCCGTCGAACAGCAGATAAGCGCCGCGCTTGGAACCCTGGCCTAGACGGCCGGGCGCTTGGGGGTAAGAATCGTAAAAAGCTCCCGCCGTTCGATTCCGGACGCAAGAATTCCCGCCGGCAGGAGACGTCGGGTCGGGTTCGAACGGGTGGGAGCGGGCAAGAAGGAGCGGGATTAGGGCGATATGGCCGAATCGATCATGGCGCCGGAACAGAGCACGCCCGACAAGCAGTTCGAACAGGCGCTGCGGCCGCGTTCGCTGGCCGACGACGAATTCATCGGCCAGTCGCGCGTAAAGACGCGCCTCAAGATCCTCATCGAAGCAGCGCTGGGACGGGGTGAGCCGACCGACCACGTGCTGCTGGCCGGTCCACCCGGACTTGGCAAGACTTCGCTGGCGCACATCATCGCCTCCGAAACCGGATCCAGCATCCGGATCAGCTCGGGGCCGGCCCGGGGGCGGCCCGGCGATCTGGCGGCGCTGCTGAACAGCCTGCGCGCCGGCGACGTCTTGTTCATCGACGAGATTCACCGCCTCAGCAAGGTGGTCGAGGAGATCCTCTACCCGGCCATGGAGGACCGCCAACTCGACCTGGTGACCGGACGCGGTTCAGGCGCTGCCCAGCGGACCTACCGGATCGCGATCGAGCCGTTCACCCTCGTGGGAGCAACCACCCGGCTTGGGTTGTTGTCGGCGCCGTTGCGCGACCGCTTCGGGGAAATCTACCGATTGGACTACTATTCGGACCCGGAATGCGCCGCGATCATCAATCGGTCGGCGGGCCTACTCGAGGTCCAGATCCGGCCCGAGGCCGCCGAAATGATCGCCACCCGCGCACGCGGGACGGCGCGAGTCTGCAACCGGCTGCTGCGTCGCGTCCGCGACTACTGCCAGGTCAAAGGCGACGGATCGATCACGACAGAGCTGGCCGACGATGCCCTGGAGATGCTGGACATAGACCGCCAAGGGCTCGACGACATGGACCGCCGGATCCTGGCCACGATCGTGCGCAAGTACGACGGCGGACCGGTCGGGATCAACACGATCGCGGCTTCGCTTTCGGAGGACCCTGCCACCATCGAGGACTACCACGAGCCCTATCTGTTGCAGATCGGTTACCTTGCCCGCACGCCGCGCGGGCGGCAAGCGACCCGCCGGGCGTTCGAACACCTGGGCCTGACGGCCCCCAAGCGGGTTGATGACCCCGGCCAGCTCGCATTCGGGATCGACCCCTAGGAGGGCCAGGGTTGGCTACCCGTCGATTGCTGGTGCTCGGTAGGGTCCAGCAAGTGGGATATCGCGCCTTCGTTTTGCGGCGGGCCGGCGAGCTGGGGCTTTCGGGGCACGTCCGAAACACTGCGGACGGAAGGGTTGAGGTGATCGCCAGCGGGCCTGCAAGCGACCTTGACCGCCTGGAAGAATTCCTCCGCGACGGCCCGCCGCTGGCGGTTGTGGCCGGAGTCGAATCGACCTCCCTGCCAGAACGAAACTTCCAGGGATTCCAGGTACTTGCCTGAAGCGTTGCTGCGCCCGGTGGCGGGCGTCGACCTGATCGAAATCGCGCGCATCGCGGCGGTCCTGAAACGGCACCCGCAGCGGTTCCTGGACAAGGTATTCACCCCGGCCGAAGTCGGCTATTGCCGCGGCCGGGTACCAGAACTGGCGGTTCGCTTCGCGGCCAAGGAAGCCATCTCAAAGGCTTTGGGCACGGGGCTCAAGGGAATCTATTTCAGGGAGATGGAAATCTACAACGACCGCCGCGGCAAGCCGCTGGTGCGGCTGCACGGGGCGGCGGCCCGCCGGGCCGGCGAACTCGGCATCGCAACCCTTGAGGTGAGCCTGAGTCACACCGACGAGCTCGCAATTGCCCAGGTGGTCGGCCTGGCGACGGGGGAAGGTTCATGATCCGGGTTTGCACGGTCGACCAGATGAGGTCCGCCGAGAATGCCGCGATCGATGCCGGCACCGGAGTCGATGAACTGATGCTGCGGGCCGGCTCGGCGATGTTCGCCGTCATCGCCGGCCAGTTTGACGAACTAACCGGCAAGTCCGCGACGGTGCTCGTCGGGCCCGGCTCGAACGGGGGCGACGGGGTCATAGTCGCCGCGCGCCTGGCCGAGGCCGGCTGCCGCGTGCGGCTCATCTGCTCGCGTCCGCGGGACGACGCGGCTGCTGCCGCCGCCGGCAATCCGGCGATCGAATTGATCCACCACTCCGAGGGCTCCGCAAATCGATCAGCGGAGGATTCGGATCTGGTAGTCGATGCCCTGCTGGGGATCGGTTCGGCTCCCCCGCTGCGCGGGTCGGTGGCCCAGATGCTCAGCGAGATAGGAGCTCCGGGGGCGCTCAAGGTTGCGCTGGACATGCCGTCGGGGATTGACGCCCAGACCGGCGCCGCAGACGCTGCAGCATTCGCGGCCGACCTAACGATTTGCGCCGGGCCCTGCAAGCTGGGCGTGTTGCAGTTCCCGGCCCGGCCCTTCGCCGGCCGCATCCTTACAACCGACATCGGCCTGGGAGACCCGGGTTCGGGTCACGCCCTGGACGCCGACGTTGCCGCCGGTCTCCTTCCCCGGCGCCCGGTAGACGCCCACAAGGGGACGTTCGGGCGAGTACTGGCAGTCGCCGGCTCGGCCCGTTACCGTGGCGCCGCCGGCTTAGTCTGCGGCGGGGCATTGCGCGGCGGCGCCGGTTATGTCGAGCTGGCGGCCATCGAACCAGTAGCGGCGACGGTGTCGGCGCACCTGCTGGGACCCATCTACACGGTCTTGGAGGAAACGGCGGGCGAGCTGCGGCCGAATGCGATAGGGGTACTGAAGGCGGCCGCCACCCGGGCGGCCGCTATCGCGGCCGGGCCGGGACTGGGGACCGGCGCCGGACCGGAGCGGGTCATCGACTGGCTTACGGGCCCGGACGGACCCGATCGACCGATCGTCCTGGACGCAGACGCGCTGAACCTGATTTCTCCGCTGCGATGTGAATCAGCCCCGAACTCCGCTGGCGAGGTGGTCCTAACGCCCCATCCCGGGGAAATGGCGCGCCTGCTGGGAGTCGGTCGCGATCGCGTGCAGGCCGACCGCCTGTCGTCGGCCCAGTCCGCCGCCGCGCGCAGCGGCGCGGTGGTAGTGCACAAGGGCGCCGGCACGATCGTGGCCCGTCCCGATGGCCAGTACTGCATCTGTCCGCTGATAGCGCCGGGATTGGCCAGCGCCGGAACCGGGGACGTGCTAACCGGCCTGGTCGCAGCTCTGTTGGGGAGCGGCCTGGCGGCCTGGGACGCGGCGCGCCTGGGCGTATACCTGCACGCGCGCAGCGGACAACTGGCGGCCGCGGTCCTGGGCGCGCCGGGGGTGCTGGCGGCGGATCTGCCGCGCTATATCCCCGAAGCCTGGAGCGAACTCTCGGACCGGAATCGGGCCAGCCCGGGCAACCCCTAAAAGCTGGGTCCGGGCAGATAGTACTGGACCGGATCGAAGAACCGCAGCATCTCGGTTCGGGCCAACCGCCCCGAGGCCACCTCAAGCACCAGATCGAAGAGCTCGTCGCCCATTTCTTCGATCGATCGTCCGTCGGAAATGACCGGACCGGAGGAGAAATCGACGCCGGCAACCCGGGCCGCGGTCGTTGGATTGCCGGTCACCCACATCTGCGGCGCGACTATCCCCTGCCCTCCGGTCAGGGTCCGGCGCGACCACCCACCGCCGCCGAGCTGGAAAAAGACGATGTTGCAGCCGGCCCCGGCCATCCCGGGCAGGACCACCACGTGCGAAACCGAGCTGTCCATGAAGTAGAGTCCGGGCGCTGCGGGGCGTTCCGCGTACTCGAGAACGCCGACGATCGGCGCGGTGCCGCCCTTGTGAACCGCGCCCAGGCTCTTTTCTTCCAGCGTGCTGATGCCGGCCGCGATATTGGCCGGAACGGGATTTATCGTGCGGATGTCCTGGCCGACGCCGCGCGCCACTTCCTCGTGGTTCTCGATCAGCTCCAGGAATTGCCGCCGGACCTGCGGATTGACGCAGCGGTCGGCAAGCTCGTGCTCGGCCCCGATCACCTCGGTCGTTTCGGAGAAAATCGCGGTCCCGCCGGCGTCGACCACGCGGTCGAACATCCGTCCGAGTGAGGGGTTGCCGACCAGACCCGAGGTCGGATCGGAGGCGCCGCACTTGACACCCACCTGCAGATTGGATGCATCAACTTCCCGGCGGCGCTGGGCCGATGCGTCGTGGACCAAGCGCGCCGCCGCCCGGCTGCCCTTGGCGATAGCATCCCATCCGTCGCAGTCGATGATTTCGACCGGCTTGCCGGCCGCGCGGCACGGTTCCTCGGCATGCAAACCGTTGAGCATCCCCTCGTTGATCTTGCCGCCGGCGGTGACGATCACCACCGCGTACACGTTCGGGTTCAACGCCAGACCAACGTGCATGCGGGCGATGGTCTCGCGATCGGAACGCGTCCGGGCGACCCCCAGATCGGCCGAAGTGGGTGTGACCGTGCCGTCGACCATGCTCACGATCTGCTGGCATTCCCAGCCGCCGGGCAGGATCAGGACGTGGTTGCGGGTTCCGGCGCTGCCGTCGGGCCGCGGGTAGCCGAGGAATGTCGCGCTCATCCGGTTCTCCCGGTGTCCCCGCCGGCACGCAATCCGGCCAGGTTGTGTACGTGGACGAGCGTTCCGACCGCGATATCGGCCGTAGCCTGCCCAATCGACGCGCCGTACTTGTAGATCTGTTCGCCGGCCGAAATCTCAGCGATCGCGATCTTGAACCCAAAGGGAATCTTCTCGGCGGCGTTGATCAGCAGCCGGTCCGTTCCCGTATTGATGGTCACCGCCTGGCCGTCCTCGGCCGCGCTGACCATGGTTGCGACGTTATCCTTCGCGGCCAATCTGATGGCGCTGGCGGCGGTCATTCGGCCCCTCGTTCCTACAATTTCGGGTTGCAGCCGAACCCGATCCGGATCATTTGTGGACGACGACCTAGAGTCTAGGCGCCCCGACGCCATCCCCTGGGGGTTTTGGTCATTCGCGCGGGTCGCCTACCTGGTTTTTTCCGACAACCCGATCCTGGCGGTCTGGCTGGGCATAGGGACGATCGCATCTTTCCTGGCCGGCCGCTTCCTGCTGCCCGCTACGCCCGCGTTCGACGCGGCGACCGACTTTGCCGAACTGGGCGACTTCTTCCTGGCCACGGCGGCGATATTCGCGGTCCTGTTCCTGATCGGACTCCTGCTGGAGGTCGGGGTCACCTTCAACGGACTTGCTGCCTACCGCCAGTTCGGGGTCGACCTGCGGGCGGGTTGGCGGGTGATCCAGGGATGTCTGCCGGGAATCTTCCTGTTCGCGCTGTCCTGGTTGGCGTTGGCCCTGGCAATCGGCGCAGTGGTCGGTTTCCTGGCCTTTGTCAATCCCGCGCTGGCGGTGATCGGAGCCCTGCTGGGAGCCGGTGCCGTGGTCGGATATCTGTTCGTCTCGTTCTATTTCGTACCGCTGCTGGTAGACACCGGCGCCAGCGTGCCCAACCTGCTGCGCGAATCATTGCGCCTGGCGCGCCTGACCGGATCCGAAATCGTGCTCTACTGGATCGTTTCCGTCGCCGCCGCGATCCTGACCTCGCTGATTACCTCCGAAAGCGGGATTTTGAGCGTCGTGGCCCTGGTGGTCGCCAATCTGGCCAACATGCTGCTGCTGACTTTCCTGGCGGTCCTGCGCTGCATCATCTACGAGAACTCGGTCGAGCGGTTCGCGCCCGAATCCGAGCCCTAGCCGAGCGCTTCAGCCGGTCCGGGACACGCGGTAACGCAGGAACAGTTCCTGGCCTTCGCGCCGGACGTCGGCCAGTTCCAATCGCGGCACGTTTTCCGGGGAGAACGGCGAGCGGCCTCCGATCAGACGCAGGCCGTCGGGATCGCCCAGCAGGCGTGGCGCAACGGTGAGCAGCAATTCATCTACCAGTCCGGCTTCCAGCAGCGAACGAAGCAGGGTCGGACCGCCCTCGCAGAGGACCCGCCGCACTCCGCGACACTCCCCCAGGCGGGCCAGCACCGCCGCCAGATCCATCGGCCGCTCCGGGAATTCCCAGACATCACAGACTGCCGCGACCGCCGGGTCGAGGAGTTCCGGGGAGGGCGTGCAGATCAGCGGGCGGTGGTGCCCGTCGGCACCGGCCACCATGGCCGCGGCGGGATCGATGTTTCCGCGATTGGTAACCGCCACCACCAACGGTGGCGAACGGCCCAGTTCGGCCAGCGCGGCCAGCAACGTGGGGTTGCCGAGATCGCGGCGCGGGTTGATTTCGAGGGTCCTGGATCCGCGCAGGATGGCATCGAAGTGAATACGCAGCCGGCGCATGCTGCGACGGTCGGCCGGGCCGGAAAAATGCCGGTAGCCCGGCCCCGGTTTGCGCGCCGAGCCATCCGCGGTGATGATGAAATTGGCGGCCACGAACGGGCGTTGCGCGGTCCCGGCCGGGAAACTCGCCCGGTCGTACACACCGGGCGGATCGAAATCGTCCATCGCTGGCTGCCAGCTTCCCATAGGCCCAAAACTGCCCCATGCTAATCGTCCGGACTCCCTAGTGCCCAACCGCCTGGCCAAAGCAACCAGCCTGTACCTTCGCCAACACGCCGACAACCCGGTCGACTGGTACGAGTGGGGGGAGGAGGCGTTCGCCGCCGCTCGCTCCCAGAACAAGCCGATCTTCCTTAGCGTGGGTTACTCGGCCTGCCACTGGTGCCACGTGATGGCCCACGAGTCGTTCGAGGACCCGGCCCTGGCCAGTCAGCTCAACGCCGATTTCATTTCGATCAAGGTGGACCGCGAAGAGCGGCCCGACGTGGATTCGATATACATGAACGCGGTCGTCGCCCTCTCCGGCCAGGGCGGCTGGCCGATGAGCGTTTTCCTAAAACCCGGCGGCGAGCCCTTCTACGGGGGCACCTACTTTCCGCCGCAATCGCGCTACGGAATGCCTTCGTTCTCGCACCTGCTCGAACAGATCGCGGACGCCTGGCGCGAGCGGCGCGAGGACGTGGACAGTTCGGCCGGGCAGCTGGTGGAACGCCTCAACCAGTTCGAGAGCCTGGGCGGCGTCGAGCTGCCCGAAGACCTGGCCATGCGCGCGGCTACCGCCATCTGCGCCGGATTCGACTACGAGAACGGCGGCTGGGGCGACCAGCCCAAGTTCCCTATGGCCATGACGATCGATTTCCTGCTGGGACGGTTCGCCCAGGCCGGCGACCGGCCGGCCCTGGAGACCGCGCTGCGATCGCTTGACCGGATGGCCCTGGGCGGGATATTCGATCACCTCGGCGGCGGCTTTCACCGCTACTCGGTCGACGCCGTCTGGCTTGTCCCGCATTTCGAAAAAATGCTCTACGACAACGCCCAGCTATCCGGCTGCTACCTGCACGCCTGGCAGCTGACCGGCAACCAGCGCTACCTGGACGTGGCCCGGCGCACGTTCGACTACGTGCTCTCGGAAATGCGCGGCCCGCAAGGCTGGTTCTACGCCGCCCAGGACGCCGACTCGGAAGGCGTGGAGGGCAAGTACTACCTCTGGGATCTGGACGAGGTCCAGCAGCTCCTGGGTGATGACGCCAAGGCCGTCTGCAGCTACTTCGACGTGACCCTGGGCGGGAATTTCGAGGGTCGCAACATACTGCACGAACCGTCCGACCCTGCGCCGCTGGCCAGCCGCCTGGGAATCTCCACCGGGCAGCTGCTGGCCAAGGTGGCAGCCGCCCGCGAGACGCTGCTCGGCGCCCGCCGGTCCCGCATCGCGCCGGCGACCGACCGCAAGGCGGTCGCTTCCTGGAACGCGCTCATGCTCTCGAGCCTGGCCCAGGCCGGGGCGGCGCTCGATGAGCCCACCTATCTCGAGGCGGCGCGGGCGAACGCCGAATTTCTGCTCGATCAGATGTCCCCTGACGGGAAACTGGTCCACTCCTGGGCGGAAGGTCGGGCCGGGAAGGTCGGATTCCTGGAGGACTACGCTGCGCTCGGGGATGCGCTGCTGACCCTGTACGAGGCCGATTTCGAACCGCGCTGGTTCGGGTTGGCCCAGGACCTGGCCGAGGCGATCCTGGAGCGATTCGTGGACGCCGACGGCAACCTGTGCGACACCGCTACCGGGCAGGACGACCTGATCGTGCGACCGCGCCGCCGCGAAGACAACGCCACTCCCGCGGGGGCGTCCCTGGCCGCCAGGCTCATGCTGCGCCTCTGGGCGCTTACCGGCCGTGAGGAGTGGCGCGAGCGGGCCGAGGCGGCGATTCCGGGACTGGGCGAGACTTTCATCCGCCACGGAACCGCGTTTTCAATGTGGCTGCAATCGGTCCTCTGGCTCGATGGGCGGGCCCAGCAGGTGGCCATCGCCGGTGAGAAGGACTCGGCCGAGGTCCGCGCGCTGGTGGAGCAGGTGCGCGCCAACTGGCGCGCCGACCGCGTGCTGGCGGTCGGCGGGGAGGACGGACCGCCGCTACTGGACGGCCGCGAGCCGATCAACGGCCGGGCAACCGCCCATGTCTGCCGGCGGTTCGTCTGCCAGCAGCCGGTGACCGATCCCGGGGAACTGCGCTCCCAACTCCGGGACGAGACCGGCTGACCAAGGCGCCGGAATCACGGCGCAATCAGGCGTTCAGCCCCCGGCCAGCATGGCGTGCTCGGTCTGGTGGGCCCGCACCCAGTCCCAGTCGATCGTCACCCCGAGCCCGGGACCGTCGGGGGCGTACACGTTGCCGTTGGAATCGATCGAGTCCAGGTTGTCGGCAAAGTCCGCGTACACGGGATGGTGCGGTGCGTTGGTCTTGACGTTGGGATGGACCAGGCCCAATTCGTAGTAATTGGTGTTGCGGATCGCCGACATCAGATGGCGGTGCACCGGGCCGGGCGTGTGCAGCTCCACGTCCAGCCCGAGTCCCTCGGCGGCGTGCGCGATCTTCATTACTCCGGTCACCCCGCCATCCTGGTAGGCGCCGGCACGGACGAAGTCGGTCGCGTCGGCGATGGCGAAGTTGATCGTCTGCTCCGGCAGCCGGATATGTTCGGTCTGCAGTAGCGGGGTCTTTATCAACTGGCGCAGCTTGCGATGGGCCAGCGTCGCAACGCCGCCGTCCTGGTAGGCGTCCTCGAGCCAGAAGAAGTTGGCCTCGTCGCAGGCCCGCCCCACTGCCAGCGCCTGGCCGAAAGTGGCCAGCTCGCAGGCCGGGTCCAGCATCAGGTCCATCCGGGCGCCGACCGCCGCCCGCACCGCCAGGATGTTGTCGATTTCCCGCTGCACGTTCGATCCGGCCAGGCCCCAGCCGTGAATTTTGAAGGCCGGATAACCCATATCGCGGCAGCGGACCGCGAACTCGGCGAACTGGTCCGGGGTGGTGAGCCCGCCGTTTTCGTCGCCGTGGACAGTCGACGCGTAAGCGGCCAGCGGTCGGCGGGTGCCGCCGAGCAGGCGGTAGAGCGGTTCGTCGTACATCTTGCCGGCGATGTCCCAGAGGATGATGTCGATCACTCCCACGCCGGTCATGTCGAACTGGCGCAGGGCGCGCTTGGTCTCGTTGTAGATCTGCTCGCGCGCGGTCACGTCCTTGCCGATCAGGTAACCGGCGCACATTGCCACCTGGGTCCGCGCCGGAGGGGCGTGGATGGGGAATTCGCCAGTGATGCCGGCGTCGGTGTGGATCTGGATGATGGCTCCGACCTGCTTGAGCTTGTCGCCCGGCGCGTAGACCAGATTGAAGCCGTGGCGGTCGGTACCCATGTCGTCGGTTAAGAACTCGTATGTCGTCATTTCGACGCCGGTGATGACGGGTCCGCTTCTCATGGCCGGTTCCTTTGCATTTGGTCCGCCGACGGCGAATCCCTCGGTGGTTTCAGCGCCAGACCATTTTCAAGTGCCGGTTCCCTGATCTGCGCCGCCCGCGACTCGCTTGAGTTCGGCGATTTCGGCTCGCGTGAGATCACGCTGCTGGCCCGGTCGCAGGGAGTCGATCCGCAGGCCGGCGAATTCGGTCCGCACCAGGCGCCTGACCCGCTTCCCGCAGGCGGCGAGCATGCGCCTAATCTGGCGGTTGCGCCCCTCCCGCAGGGTCATCGCCAGGACGGTGCGGTCGCCGTTCTGGGATCGCACTCGGACTTCGGCCGGGCGAGTTCGGCGGTCGCCGATCACCATCCCTTTCCGCAGTCGCAGCAGGTCGCCGCCGGCCAACTGACCATCGACCGTGACCAGGTAGCGGCGCCGGTGACCAAAGCGCGGGTGGGTGAGTCGATTGGCCAGTTCACCGTCGTTGGTCAGCAGCACCAGCCCTTCCGACAAGCGGTCAAGGCGCCCGACCGGAAATACCCGCACCTTGGGATCGACAAGGTCGAGAACGGTTTTGCGGCCGCGGTCGTCGGCGGCGGTCGTTAACACCCCGCG
The Chloroflexota bacterium genome window above contains:
- the ruvB gene encoding Holliday junction branch migration DNA helicase RuvB, which produces MAESIMAPEQSTPDKQFEQALRPRSLADDEFIGQSRVKTRLKILIEAALGRGEPTDHVLLAGPPGLGKTSLAHIIASETGSSIRISSGPARGRPGDLAALLNSLRAGDVLFIDEIHRLSKVVEEILYPAMEDRQLDLVTGRGSGAAQRTYRIAIEPFTLVGATTRLGLLSAPLRDRFGEIYRLDYYSDPECAAIINRSAGLLEVQIRPEAAEMIATRARGTARVCNRLLRRVRDYCQVKGDGSITTELADDALEMLDIDRQGLDDMDRRILATIVRKYDGGPVGINTIAASLSEDPATIEDYHEPYLLQIGYLARTPRGRQATRRAFEHLGLTAPKRVDDPGQLAFGIDP
- a CDS encoding UxaA family hydrolase, with translation MASGRLDSRSSSTNDPDRVRLQPEIVGTRGRMTAASAIRLAAKDNVATMVSAAEDGQAVTINTGTDRLLINAAEKIPFGFKIAIAEISAGEQIYKYGASIGQATADIAVGTLVHVHNLAGLRAGGDTGRTG
- a CDS encoding Holliday junction branch migration protein RuvA, which gives rise to MIARIRGTICAADPERALVELQPEGIGVVLRVSVSQSLLNRVQVDDFVDFPTHLHAGDSGPELFGFDDSAELKVFALLLTVPRIGPKLAQRIVSELSPRRIAVAVNGEDEKTLRSVSGVGARAASRIVVDLKGKLSEAEFGALQPGGTTDDTEEALAVLEGLGYPRAVAVDALAAGARPGMSVEQQISAALGTLA
- a CDS encoding NAD(P)H-hydrate dehydratase, translating into MIRVCTVDQMRSAENAAIDAGTGVDELMLRAGSAMFAVIAGQFDELTGKSATVLVGPGSNGGDGVIVAARLAEAGCRVRLICSRPRDDAAAAAAGNPAIELIHHSEGSANRSAEDSDLVVDALLGIGSAPPLRGSVAQMLSEIGAPGALKVALDMPSGIDAQTGAADAAAFAADLTICAGPCKLGVLQFPARPFAGRILTTDIGLGDPGSGHALDADVAAGLLPRRPVDAHKGTFGRVLAVAGSARYRGAAGLVCGGALRGGAGYVELAAIEPVAATVSAHLLGPIYTVLEETAGELRPNAIGVLKAAATRAAAIAAGPGLGTGAGPERVIDWLTGPDGPDRPIVLDADALNLISPLRCESAPNSAGEVVLTPHPGEMARLLGVGRDRVQADRLSSAQSAAARSGAVVVHKGAGTIVARPDGQYCICPLIAPGLASAGTGDVLTGLVAALLGSGLAAWDAARLGVYLHARSGQLAAAVLGAPGVLAADLPRYIPEAWSELSDRNRASPGNP
- the acpS gene encoding holo-[acyl-carrier-protein] synthase, encoding MAGVDLIEIARIAAVLKRHPQRFLDKVFTPAEVGYCRGRVPELAVRFAAKEAISKALGTGLKGIYFREMEIYNDRRGKPLVRLHGAAARRAGELGIATLEVSLSHTDELAIAQVVGLATGEGS
- a CDS encoding acylphosphatase encodes the protein MATRRLLVLGRVQQVGYRAFVLRRAGELGLSGHVRNTADGRVEVIASGPASDLDRLEEFLRDGPPLAVVAGVESTSLPERNFQGFQVLA
- a CDS encoding mandelate racemase; the protein is MRSGPVITGVEMTTYEFLTDDMGTDRHGFNLVYAPGDKLKQVGAIIQIHTDAGITGEFPIHAPPARTQVAMCAGYLIGKDVTAREQIYNETKRALRQFDMTGVGVIDIILWDIAGKMYDEPLYRLLGGTRRPLAAYASTVHGDENGGLTTPDQFAEFAVRCRDMGYPAFKIHGWGLAGSNVQREIDNILAVRAAVGARMDLMLDPACELATFGQALAVGRACDEANFFWLEDAYQDGGVATLAHRKLRQLIKTPLLQTEHIRLPEQTINFAIADATDFVRAGAYQDGGVTGVMKIAHAAEGLGLDVELHTPGPVHRHLMSAIRNTNYYELGLVHPNVKTNAPHHPVYADFADNLDSIDSNGNVYAPDGPGLGVTIDWDWVRAHQTEHAMLAGG
- a CDS encoding RibD family protein, which gives rise to MGSWQPAMDDFDPPGVYDRASFPAGTAQRPFVAANFIITADGSARKPGPGYRHFSGPADRRSMRRLRIHFDAILRGSRTLEINPRRDLGNPTLLAALAELGRSPPLVVAVTNRGNIDPAAAMVAGADGHHRPLICTPSPELLDPAVAAVCDVWEFPERPMDLAAVLARLGECRGVRRVLCEGGPTLLRSLLEAGLVDELLLTVAPRLLGDPDGLRLIGGRSPFSPENVPRLELADVRREGQELFLRYRVSRTG
- a CDS encoding UxaA family hydrolase; this encodes MSATFLGYPRPDGSAGTRNHVLILPGGWECQQIVSMVDGTVTPTSADLGVARTRSDRETIARMHVGLALNPNVYAVVIVTAGGKINEGMLNGLHAEEPCRAAGKPVEIIDCDGWDAIAKGSRAAARLVHDASAQRRREVDASNLQVGVKCGASDPTSGLVGNPSLGRMFDRVVDAGGTAIFSETTEVIGAEHELADRCVNPQVRRQFLELIENHEEVARGVGQDIRTINPVPANIAAGISTLEEKSLGAVHKGGTAPIVGVLEYAERPAAPGLYFMDSSVSHVVVLPGMAGAGCNIVFFQLGGGGWSRRTLTGGQGIVAPQMWVTGNPTTAARVAGVDFSSGPVISDGRSIEEMGDELFDLVLEVASGRLARTEMLRFFDPVQYYLPGPSF
- a CDS encoding thioredoxin domain-containing protein produces the protein MKLAATNGRCAVPAGKLARSYTPGGSKSSIAGCQLPIGPKLPHANRPDSLVPNRLAKATSLYLRQHADNPVDWYEWGEEAFAAARSQNKPIFLSVGYSACHWCHVMAHESFEDPALASQLNADFISIKVDREERPDVDSIYMNAVVALSGQGGWPMSVFLKPGGEPFYGGTYFPPQSRYGMPSFSHLLEQIADAWRERREDVDSSAGQLVERLNQFESLGGVELPEDLAMRAATAICAGFDYENGGWGDQPKFPMAMTIDFLLGRFAQAGDRPALETALRSLDRMALGGIFDHLGGGFHRYSVDAVWLVPHFEKMLYDNAQLSGCYLHAWQLTGNQRYLDVARRTFDYVLSEMRGPQGWFYAAQDADSEGVEGKYYLWDLDEVQQLLGDDAKAVCSYFDVTLGGNFEGRNILHEPSDPAPLASRLGISTGQLLAKVAAARETLLGARRSRIAPATDRKAVASWNALMLSSLAQAGAALDEPTYLEAARANAEFLLDQMSPDGKLVHSWAEGRAGKVGFLEDYAALGDALLTLYEADFEPRWFGLAQDLAEAILERFVDADGNLCDTATGQDDLIVRPRRREDNATPAGASLAARLMLRLWALTGREEWRERAEAAIPGLGETFIRHGTAFSMWLQSVLWLDGRAQQVAIAGEKDSAEVRALVEQVRANWRADRVLAVGGEDGPPLLDGREPINGRATAHVCRRFVCQQPVTDPGELRSQLRDETG